Proteins encoded by one window of Kwoniella dendrophila CBS 6074 chromosome 9, complete sequence:
- a CDS encoding ADP-ribosylation factor 6: MGGQLSKALGKLFGNKEMRILMLGLDAAGKTTILYKLKLNQSVTTIPTVGFNVETVTYKNVKFNVWDVGGQDKIRPLWRHYYTGTQGLIFVIDSGDRDRIDEARLELERILADREMRDCLLMVFANKQDLPGAMSPAEVTEKLGLHKMRDRSWYVHPSCATTGEGLFEGLQWLSQNVKGTKS; encoded by the exons ATGGGTGGTCAACTCAGTAAAGCATTAG GGAAATTATTCGGTAACAAGGAAATGCGAATTTTGATGCTTGGTTTGGATGCTGCTGGTAAAACAA CAATTTTATATAAGCTCAAACTCAATCAATCTGTAACGACCATTCCAACGGTAGGATTCAACGTAGAGACGGTTACGTATAAGAATGTGAAATTTAACGTATGG GATGTTGGTGGGCAAGATAAGATCAGACCATTATGGCGACATTACTATACAGGAACACAG GGTTTAATATTCGTTATTGATTCAGGAGATAGGGAtagaattgatgaagctagattagAATTAGAACGTATTTTAGCAGATAGAGAAATGAGAGATTGtcttttgatggttttcGCAAATAAACAAGATTTACCGGGAG CCATGTCACCTGCAGAAGTAACTGAAAAATTGGGCCTACATAAAATGAGAGATAGGAGTTGGTATGTGCATCCTAG TTGCGCGACGACAGGAGAAGGTCTTTTCGAAGGACTACAATGGTTATCACAGAATGTGAAAGGAACAAAGTCATAG
- a CDS encoding 3-deoxy-7-phosphoheptulonate synthase produces the protein MSPASVSVREAMEMLDDRRVKCTRPLIPPQILLEELPLSLRGAQTVLDGRRQVEAVVRGDDDRLLVVVGPCSVHDPEQALVYAKKLAEYAKESEEDLVIVMRVYFEKPRTTVGWKGLINDPDMNGTYQINRGLKLARKLLLDVTELGLPTAGEFLDVISPQYLADLSSWGAIGARTTESQVHRELASALSMSVGFKNGTDGSIDIAVDAIKAAGSGHTFLSVTKQGLSAIVETEGNSSTHVILRGSTKGPNYTEEHVTSAGEKLKKAGLPAKIMIDCSHGNSSKQHIKQIEVGHDISSQLSSGPSSQMIMGVMIESNINEGKQSVPPEGPSGLKYGVSVTDACISLEQTIPLLEELRKGVQTRRQNVKNKHINGE, from the exons ATGTCACCTGCTAGTGTATCAGTACGAGAA GCCATGGAAATGCTCGATGATCGAAGAGTCAAATGTACTCGACCTTTGATTCC ACctcaaattcttcttgaagA ACTTCCACTTTCTTTAAGAGGTGCTCAAACAGTGTTAGATGGTAGAAGACAAGTAGAAGCCGTTGTaagaggtgatgatgacCGACTTTTAGTGGTTGTAGG ACCATGTTCGGTTCATGATCCCGAACAAGCTTTAGTTTACGCCaagaaattagctgaataCGCcaaagaatctgaagaagatttggTTATTGTTATGAGAGTTTACTTTGAAAA ACCTAGAACAACAGTAGGATGGAAAGGTCTTATCAACG ATCCCGACATGAACGGTACCTACCAAATCAATCGAGGTCTCAAACTTGCTAGAAAACTATTGTTAGATGTAACTGAATTAGGTCTTCCTACTGCAGGAGAATTCTTGG ATGTCATTTCTCCTCAATACCTCGCTGATCTCAGTTCGTGGGGTGCTATCGGTGCTAGAACAACTGAATCTCAAGTACATAGAGAATTAGCTTCTGCTTTATCAATGAGTGTCGGTTTCAAAAACGGTACA GACGGCTCAATCGATATTGCCGTAGACGCTATAAAGGCTGCTGGATCAGGTCACACTTTCTTGTCGGTAACAAAACAAGGTCTTTCAGCTATTGTGGAAACTGAAGGAAACAGTTCAACACATGTTATATTAAGAGGTTCAACAAAAGGTCCTAATTACACTGAAGAACATGTTACATCTGCTGGTgagaaattgaagaaagctGGATTACCCGCTAAAATCATG ATTGACTGCTCTCACGGTAATTCATCGAAACAACACATCAAACAAATCGAAGTCGGACACGATATC TCATCACAATTATCATCAGGACCATCATCACAAATGATAATGGGTGTAATGATAGAATCGAATATaaatgaaggtaaacaaAGTGTACCACCTGAAGGTCCATCAGGATTGAAATATGGTGTATCAGTTACAGATGCTTGTATATCTTTAGAGCAAACTATTCCATTATTggaagaattaagaaaaggtGTACAAACTAGAAGACAAAACGTTAAAAACAAGCATATAAATGGAGAGTAA